The Microbacterium sp. LWO12-1.2 genome includes a window with the following:
- a CDS encoding class C sortase produces the protein MQTLDAPDTAVPAVGTALRGDRRQATARRWKPGGLTIIIALLALGGLGAGLYPMTAAWITSYNQSQVLVGYESAIADVEPSAQEQLRQAREYNDALSAGVVLGENANIPVGDGTLSDDSLDYSTILSANAAGLMARVKIPRIDVDLPVYHGTSDAVLDRGAGHLEGSHLPVGGIGTRSVITAHRGLANATMFTDLDRVEVGDTITVETFGRVLTYRVRETKVIEPDQTDTLRAEPGADLVTLITCTPLGINTHRILVTGERITPTPEADLTAAGQEPVIPGFPWWAVLGGGGTLLISAYLLRQGFADARMPVPARRARTHKTTKGSRGDGA, from the coding sequence ATGCAGACACTGGATGCACCGGACACGGCCGTGCCGGCGGTCGGCACTGCCCTGCGCGGTGACCGTCGGCAGGCGACAGCACGACGGTGGAAGCCCGGCGGGCTGACGATCATCATCGCTCTTCTCGCCCTCGGTGGACTCGGCGCAGGACTCTATCCGATGACGGCGGCATGGATCACGTCGTACAACCAGTCGCAGGTCCTGGTCGGCTACGAGTCGGCGATCGCCGATGTCGAGCCCAGTGCTCAGGAGCAGTTGCGGCAGGCGCGTGAGTACAACGACGCCTTGAGCGCGGGCGTCGTGCTGGGTGAGAACGCGAACATCCCGGTCGGCGACGGCACGCTCTCCGACGACTCACTGGACTACTCGACGATCCTCAGCGCGAACGCGGCCGGTCTGATGGCGCGGGTGAAGATCCCGCGCATCGACGTGGACCTGCCGGTGTATCACGGCACCAGCGATGCCGTTCTCGACCGTGGTGCCGGCCACCTCGAAGGGTCGCACCTGCCGGTCGGCGGGATCGGGACGCGCTCGGTGATCACGGCGCACCGTGGACTCGCCAACGCGACGATGTTCACCGACCTCGACCGGGTCGAGGTCGGCGACACCATCACCGTGGAGACCTTCGGGCGGGTGCTGACCTACCGGGTCAGGGAGACGAAGGTGATCGAGCCCGACCAGACCGACACCTTGCGCGCCGAGCCCGGTGCGGACCTGGTGACGTTGATCACCTGCACGCCGCTGGGGATCAACACGCACCGCATCCTCGTCACCGGGGAGCGGATCACGCCCACGCCGGAGGCCGACCTCACGGCAGCGGGACAGGAGCCGGTGATCCCCGGCTTCCCCTGGTGGGCGGTGCTGGGCGGGGGAGGAACCCTCCTCATCTCGGCGTACCTGCTCCGGCAGGGCTTTGCAGATGCACGGATGCCGGTGCCGGCGCGACGCGCACGCACACACAAGACGACGAAGGGGTCTCGCGGCGATGGCGCCTGA
- a CDS encoding SpaH/EbpB family LPXTG-anchored major pilin has translation MAERKKTQRVLSIMGVTALGLGAVMGAGTAAYAAPQDYGNIDPDRTGSLTVHKYLHQDGDVEGDISEAPAAGDFTDPVAGVVFTAYPLLESGTPIDLSVPENWNDLSDLTAGAACAAPTGYTLGAPITLPATDAQGAASIDLAVGVYQVCETSAPAIIVDRATPFILTVPMPHESGWVYDVHAYPKNGEGVVEKTIDPQQDTGLGSVIRFPVTVPVPTMQQEWTGFAIRDTLDDRLEPIAPADVEVTADGAALDPSFYEVTVAGQQVTMNFTAAGIAWLNEGPNAHVGAAIQVVFAGTVVAVGDGEITNQAELWPNNPGFDPSGQPPLPSNEVHTYWGNLEVQKRGAGTTGSEGLLNGATFEVYNAADPYAADCTAAVAAGDPVVVNGETEFTSAGTGVISIAGLFVSDSVNPAIDATQRCYVLKEIAAPSGYVLPADPFTSVAVLIGQTTTSDNVEIVNTQQEVPPLPMTGANGQIILITAGAAALIVAVGLLLMKHRRRVDAAE, from the coding sequence GTGGCTGAACGCAAGAAGACACAGAGAGTGTTGTCGATCATGGGGGTGACGGCACTCGGCCTGGGCGCAGTGATGGGCGCAGGCACGGCCGCATACGCGGCTCCGCAGGACTACGGCAACATCGACCCCGACCGCACGGGTTCGCTCACGGTGCACAAGTATTTGCACCAGGACGGAGATGTCGAGGGAGACATCAGTGAGGCTCCGGCCGCGGGCGACTTCACAGATCCGGTGGCAGGCGTGGTCTTCACCGCGTACCCGCTGCTCGAGAGCGGTACGCCGATCGACCTGAGTGTTCCGGAGAACTGGAACGATCTCAGCGACCTCACCGCCGGTGCCGCGTGCGCGGCGCCCACGGGGTACACGCTCGGCGCGCCGATCACGCTCCCCGCGACGGACGCCCAGGGTGCGGCGAGCATCGATCTCGCGGTCGGTGTCTACCAGGTGTGCGAGACCTCGGCTCCCGCGATCATCGTCGATCGGGCGACCCCGTTCATCCTCACCGTTCCGATGCCGCACGAGAGCGGCTGGGTGTACGACGTGCACGCCTACCCGAAGAACGGCGAGGGCGTCGTCGAGAAGACGATCGACCCGCAGCAGGACACCGGGCTCGGCTCGGTGATCCGCTTCCCCGTGACCGTCCCCGTGCCCACCATGCAGCAGGAGTGGACCGGCTTCGCGATCCGCGACACGCTGGACGACCGGCTCGAGCCGATCGCACCGGCTGACGTCGAGGTGACCGCTGACGGCGCGGCACTCGACCCGTCGTTCTACGAGGTCACTGTCGCCGGCCAGCAGGTCACGATGAACTTCACCGCGGCCGGAATCGCGTGGCTGAACGAGGGCCCCAACGCCCACGTCGGCGCCGCGATCCAGGTCGTGTTCGCGGGAACCGTCGTCGCAGTCGGCGATGGTGAGATCACCAACCAGGCCGAGCTCTGGCCGAACAACCCCGGCTTCGACCCGAGTGGTCAGCCGCCTCTGCCGTCCAACGAGGTGCACACCTACTGGGGAAACCTCGAGGTGCAGAAGCGCGGCGCCGGGACCACCGGCTCCGAGGGGCTCCTGAACGGCGCGACGTTCGAGGTGTACAACGCCGCGGACCCGTACGCTGCGGACTGCACGGCGGCTGTCGCTGCCGGAGACCCCGTCGTCGTGAACGGTGAGACAGAGTTCACCTCGGCCGGCACCGGAGTCATCTCCATCGCCGGTCTGTTCGTGAGCGACAGCGTCAACCCCGCCATCGACGCGACGCAGCGCTGCTACGTGCTCAAGGAGATCGCGGCACCGTCCGGGTATGTCCTTCCCGCAGACCCGTTCACCTCGGTGGCGGTTCTGATCGGTCAGACCACCACCTCCGACAACGTCGAGATCGTGAACACCCAGCAGGAGGTGCCGCCGCTGCCGATGACGGGTGCGAACGGTCAGATCATCCTGATCACCGCCGGTGCGGCTGCGCTCATCGTGGCCGTCGGGCTGCTCCTGATGAAGCACCGCCGTCGCGTGGACGCCGCCGAGTAG